One region of Mangifera indica cultivar Alphonso chromosome 3, CATAS_Mindica_2.1, whole genome shotgun sequence genomic DNA includes:
- the LOC123211218 gene encoding phospholipase D gamma 1-like: protein MDTRPIYAEMMSFGGSHHGQGQQVLPFETSKGSLKVMLLHGNLDIWIKEAKNLPNMDMFHKKLGDMFGKFNVKISSKIEGHMAQKITSDPYVTVSVAGAVVARTFVISNSENPVWRQHFHIPVAHHAAEVHFVVKDSDIVGSQIMGAVGIPVEQLYSGTRVEGLFPILNSGGKPCKDGAVLNLSIRYSPVEQLSHYHRGVGSGPDDNGVPGTYFPLRRGGKVTLYQDAHVHEGCLPDLKLEGGVHFNQAGCWEDIYNAISRARRLIYIAGWSVYHTVRLVRDGSNAYTLGDLLKTKSQEGVRVLLLVWDDPTSRRILGYKTEGIMSTSDEETRRFFKHSSVQVLLCPRSAGEGHSWFKKQEVEAIYTHHQKTVIVDADAGQFRRKIIAFVGGLDLCKGRYDTPKHPLFKTLKTVHQDDFYNPSFMEPKADGPREPWHDLHCQIDGPAAYDILTNFAERWLKASKPHGLQKLTTSTDDALLKLERIPEIIGLTEASCLSEKDPETWHVQVFRSIDSNSVEGFPDDPKEGTRMNLVCGKNVLIDMSIHTAYVKAIRAAQHFIYIENQYFLGSSYNWDSHKDLGANNLIPMEIALKIANKIRANERFAAYILIPMWPEGVTTSAPIQRILYWQHKTMQMMYETIYKALVEVGLENKYEPQDYLNFFCLGNREPSDGVDGSNAKKCNAANMPQALSKKSQRFQIYIHSKGMIVDDEYVIIGSANINQRSMEGTRDTEIAMGAYQPRHTWSSKLSNPHGQVYGYRMSLWAEHTGAIEECFNRPESVGCVRRVRSLGEHNWKQYAAEEITEMKGHLLKYPVEVDRSGKVKPLPGMETFPDVGGKILGSFIAIQENLTI, encoded by the exons ATGGATACCCGTCCGATTTATGCAGAAATGATGTCATTTGGAGGTTCACATCATGGCCAAGGTCAACAAGTTTTGCCTTTTGAGACCAGTAAAGGGTCTCTAAAAGTTATGCTTTTACATGGAAATTTAGATATTTGGATCAAGGAGGCTAAAAACCTCCCAAACATGGATATGTTCCACAAGAAACTTGGTGACATGTTTGGAAAGTTCAATGTGAAGATAAGCAGCAAAATTGAGGGTCATATGGCTCAGAAGATAACCAGTGATCCTTACGTCACTGTCTCGGTTGCTGGTGCTGTAGTTGCCAGGACTTTTGTGATTAGTAATAGTGAAAACCCAGTTTGGAGGCAGCATTTCCATATTCCTGTTGCGCATCATGCTGCAGAAGTGCACTTTGTTGTTAAAGATAGTGATATTGTTGGCTCCCAAATTATGGGCGCTGTGGGGATACCCGTGGAGCAATTATACTCAGGTACAAGAGTTGAGGGACTATTTCCTATCCTTAACTCAGGTGGAAAGCCCTGCAAGGATGGAGCTGTACTAAATTTGTCAATTCGGTACTCCCCTGTTGAGCAACTGAGCCATTATCACAGGGGAGTTGGTTCAGGCCCTGATGACAATGGAGTTCCTGGCACATACTTTCCTCTTAGGAGAGGTGGTAAAGTTACACTATATCAAGATGCTCATGTTCATGAGGGTTGCCTGCCAGATTTGAAGCTCGAAGGTGGTGTCCATTTCAATCAAGCAGGTTGTTGGGAGGACATCTATAATGCCATAAGTCGGGCACGTCGATTGATTTACATTGCAGGGTGGTCTGTCTACCATACAGTTAGATTAGTTCGAGATGGTAGTAATGCATACACGTTAGGGGATCTTCTAAAGACTAAGTCACAGGAAGGTGTTAGAGTGCTACTCCTTGTGTGGGATGATCCTACTTCTAGAAGGATTTTGGGATACAAAACG GAAGGGATCATGAGCACAAGTGATGAGGAGACTCGCCGTTTTTTCAAACACTCTTCAGTGCAAGTTTTACTTTGCCCCCGATCTGCTGGAGAAGGACATAGCTGGTTCAAAAAGCAG GAAGTTGAGGCAATCTATACACATCACCAGAAAACTGTGATTGTGGATGCTGATGCTGGACAATTCAGGAGGAAGATCATTGCCTTTGTTGGAGGTCTTGATTTGTGCAAGGGTCGATATGATACTCCGAAACATCCTCTTTTTAAGACTTTAAAAACTGTGCACCAGGATGACTTTTATAACCCTTCATTCATG GAGCCTAAAGCTGATGGTCCAAGAGAACCATGGCATGACTTACACTGCCAAATTGATGGTCCAGCTGCATACGATATCCTTACCAATTTTGCGGAGCGTTGGTTAAAGGCTTCTAAGCCTCATGGCCTTCAGAAGCTTACGACTTCAACTGATGATGCATTACTCAAGCTTGAAAGAATTCCTGAAATAATTGGGTTGACAGAAGCTTCTTGCCTAAGTGAGAAAGATCCAGAGACTTGGCATGTTCAG GTTTTTCGTTCAATTGATTCAAATTCTGTGGAAGGATTTCCAGATGACCCCAAAGAGGGCACAAGGATG AACTTGGTATGTGGGAAGAATGTTCTCATAGACATGAGTATTCATACAGCATATGTCAAGGCAATCAGGGCTGCCCAACATTTCATATATATCGAGAACCAGTACTTTCTTGGCTCATCATATAATTGGGATTCTCACAAAGATCTAG GTGCAAACAATCTAATACCAATGGAGATTGCTCTTAAAATTGCCAACAAAATCAGAGCAAATGAGAGGTTTGCTGCATATATTCTCATACCAATGTGGCCAGAAGGTGTTACTACAAGCGCTCCTATTCAAAGGATTCTCTATTGGCAG CATAAAACCATGCAAATGATGTATGAAACCATTTACAAGGCTCTGGTGGAGGTTGGGCTTGAGAATAAATATGAGCCACAAGactatttaaatttcttttgcCTTGGCAATCGTGAGCCATCAGACGGGGTAGATGGTTCCAATGCTAAAAAATGCAATGCAGCAAACATGCCACAG GCACTCAGTAAGAAGAGTCAACGTTTTCAGATATATATTCACTCCAAAGGTATGATCGTGGATGATGAATATGTTATAATTGGATCAGCAAATATCAATCAGCGCTCCATGGAGGGCACCAGAGATACTGAAATAGCGATGGGCGCATATCAACCTCGCCACACCTGGTCAAGCAAACTCTCTAATCCACATGGCCAG GTGTATGGATATAGAATGTCACTGTGGGCAGAGCACACTGGAGCAATAGAGGAATGTTTTAATCGACCAGAAAGTGTAGGATGCGTAAGAAGAGTAAGGTCCCTGGGGGAACACAATTGGAAACAATATGCAGCTGAAGAGATAACAGAAATGAAGGGCCACCTTCTCAAATATCCCGTTGAAGTTGATCGGAGCGGCAAGGTGAAGCCTCTTCCTGGCATGGAAACGTTTCCGGATGTTGGTGGTAAGATATTGGGGTCTTTCATAGCCATTCAAGAGAATCTCACCATTTAA
- the LOC123211219 gene encoding bifunctional dTDP-4-dehydrorhamnose 3,5-epimerase/dTDP-4-dehydrorhamnose reductase-like — translation MGFPANGSDGAKPLKFLIYGRTGWIGGLLGKLCQAQGIDFVYGAGRLENRASLEADIAAVKPTHVFNAAGVTGRPNVDWCESHKVETIRTNVVGTLTLADVCREKGLVLINYATGCIFEYDADHPLGSGIGFKEEDTPNFVGSFYSKTKAMVEDLLKNYENVCTLRVRMPISSDFANPRNFITKITRYDKVVNIPNSMTILDELLPISIEMAKRNLTGIWNFTNPGVVSHNEILEMYRKYINPTFTWKNFTLEEQAKVIIAPRSNNELDASKLKEEFPELLSIKDSLIKYVFQPNKKTALD, via the exons ATGGGCTTCCCAGCTAACGGCTCTGATGGCGCCAAACCACTCAAGTTCTTGATCTATGGCCGTACAGGCTGGATCGGTGGCCTCCTTGGCAAGCTCTGCCAAGCTCAAGGCATTGACTTTGTATACGGTGCCGGTCGCCTCGAGAACCGCGCTTCACTCGAAGCCGACATAGCTGCTGTGAAGCCCACTCACGTCTTCAACGCTGCTGGCGTCACCGGCAGGCCTAATGTGGATTGGTGCGAATCACATAAGGTCGAGACTATCCGAACTAATGTGGTTGGTACTCTTACGCTTGCGGACGTTTGCAGAGAGAAAGGTTtggttttgattaattatgCCACTGGTTGTATCTTCGAATACGATGCGGATCACCCGCTTGGATCGGGTATTGGATTCAAGGAGGAAGATACTCCGAATTTTGTTGGATCTTTCTACTCCAAGACCAAGGCCATG GTGGAGGATCTGCTGAAGAATTATGAGAATGTGTGTACATTGCGTGTGAGGATGCCAATCTCATCCGATTTTGCCAATCCCCGCAACTTCATCACAAAGATCACTCGATATGATAAGGTAGTCAACATTCCAAACTCAATGACTATTTTGGATGAACTCCTTCCAATTTCCATTGAAATGGCAAAGAGAAACCTTACTGGAATTTGGAACTTTACAAATCCTGGAGTAGTCAGCCACAATGAGATCTTAGAGATGTATCGGAAGTACATTAACCCTACATTCACTTGGAAAAATTTTACTCTTGAAGAGCAAGCAAAGGTGATCATTGCCCCGAGGAGCAACAATGAGCTTGATGCCAGCAAATTGAAGGAGGAGTTTCCCGAGCTCCTGTCCATTAAGGATTCCCTCATCAAATATGTGTTCCAGCCAAATAAGAAGACTGCCTTAGATTGA
- the LOC123211031 gene encoding subtilisin-like protease SBT5.3 isoform X2, whose product MTTQNGPSPGPNSDQRAAPIGRGISWVSPKPGLGLLKKAMSLLDCSTQEFGRNLSFIDHRFAVPPSKSKGICQGTNFICESKIIGARYYKSINYYGSNDFQSPRETEGHGSHTSSTAAGREVPNASYHGQAYGTTRGGVPNSGIAMFKVISTQWMQYDANETNHRKLIPLKQWYNDTNQRMITGNNSSACSST is encoded by the exons ATGACGACCCAAAACGGCCCATCCCCAGGACCCAACTCCGACCAGCGCGCAGCCCCAATAGGTCGTGGGATTTCCTGGGTTTCTCCTAAACCAGGGTTGGGGCTGCTCAAGAAGGCGATGTCGTTGTTGGACTGCTCGACTCAA GAATTTGGCCGGAATCTGAGCTTCATTGACCATAGATTCGCTGTTCCACCTTCTAAATCAAAAGGAATTTGTCAAGGTACCAACTTCATTTGCGAAAG TAAGATCATTGGAGCTCGCTACTACAAAAGTATAAACTATTATGGCAGTAACGATTTCCAGTCTCCAAGAGAGACTGAGGGGCATGGATCGCACACTTCCTCAACAGCAGCAGGCAGGGAGGTACCTAATGCAAGTTACCATGGGCAAGCATATGGAACAACAAGAGGTGGAGTTCCCAATTCAGGGATTGCCATGTTCAAG GTCATCTCAACCCAGTGGATGCAATACGATGCAAATGAGACAAATCACAGAAAGTTAATTCCTCTCAAGCAATGGTATAACGATACCAATCAAAGAATGATTACCGGCAACAACAGCAGTGCTTGCTCCAGCACATAG
- the LOC123211031 gene encoding cucumisin-like isoform X1 yields MTTQNGPSPGPNSDQRAAPIGRGISWVSPKPGLGLLKKAMSLLDCSTQEFGRNLSFIDHRFAVPPSKSKGICQGTNFICESKIIGARYYKSINYYGSNDFQSPRETEGHGSHTSSTAAGREVPNASYHGQAYGTTRGGVPNSGIAMFKVCWSSDANILASFDDAIADELILYQCLLLLGTISLTQICIWFRSSQPSGCNTMQMRQITES; encoded by the exons ATGACGACCCAAAACGGCCCATCCCCAGGACCCAACTCCGACCAGCGCGCAGCCCCAATAGGTCGTGGGATTTCCTGGGTTTCTCCTAAACCAGGGTTGGGGCTGCTCAAGAAGGCGATGTCGTTGTTGGACTGCTCGACTCAA GAATTTGGCCGGAATCTGAGCTTCATTGACCATAGATTCGCTGTTCCACCTTCTAAATCAAAAGGAATTTGTCAAGGTACCAACTTCATTTGCGAAAG TAAGATCATTGGAGCTCGCTACTACAAAAGTATAAACTATTATGGCAGTAACGATTTCCAGTCTCCAAGAGAGACTGAGGGGCATGGATCGCACACTTCCTCAACAGCAGCAGGCAGGGAGGTACCTAATGCAAGTTACCATGGGCAAGCATATGGAACAACAAGAGGTGGAGTTCCCAATTCAGGGATTGCCATGTTCAAGGTTTGCTGGTCATCGGATGCAAATATCCTGGCATCGTTTGACGATGCCATAGCTGATGAATTGATATTATATCAGTGTCTCTTGCTGCTTGGTACTATTTCATTGACACAAATTTGCATATGGTTCAGGTCATCTCAACCCAGTGGATGCAATACGATGCAAATGAGACAAATCACAGAAAGTTAA
- the LOC123211031 gene encoding subtilisin-like protease SBT4.14 isoform X3, whose amino-acid sequence MTTQNGPSPGPNSDQRAAPIGRGISWVSPKPGLGLLKKAMSLLDCSTQEFGRNLSFIDHRFAVPPSKSKGICQGTNFICESKIIGARYYKSINYYGSNDFQSPRETEGHGSHTSSTAAGREVPNASYHGQAYGTTRGHLNPVDAIRCK is encoded by the exons ATGACGACCCAAAACGGCCCATCCCCAGGACCCAACTCCGACCAGCGCGCAGCCCCAATAGGTCGTGGGATTTCCTGGGTTTCTCCTAAACCAGGGTTGGGGCTGCTCAAGAAGGCGATGTCGTTGTTGGACTGCTCGACTCAA GAATTTGGCCGGAATCTGAGCTTCATTGACCATAGATTCGCTGTTCCACCTTCTAAATCAAAAGGAATTTGTCAAGGTACCAACTTCATTTGCGAAAG TAAGATCATTGGAGCTCGCTACTACAAAAGTATAAACTATTATGGCAGTAACGATTTCCAGTCTCCAAGAGAGACTGAGGGGCATGGATCGCACACTTCCTCAACAGCAGCAGGCAGGGAGGTACCTAATGCAAGTTACCATGGGCAAGCATATGGAACAACAAGAG GTCATCTCAACCCAGTGGATGCAATACGATGCAAATGA
- the LOC123209966 gene encoding hydroxymethylglutaryl-CoA synthase, whose product MAKNVGILAIDIYFPPACVQQVALESYDGASKGKYTIGLGQDCMAFCTEVEDVISMSLTVITSLLEKYKIDPKQIGRLEVGSETVIDKSKSIKTFLMQIFEKCGNTDIEGVDSTNACYGGTAALFNCVNWVESSSWDGRYGLVVCTDSAVYAEGPARPTGGAGAIALLVGPDAPITFESKFRGSHMTHAYDFYKPNLASEYPVVDGKLSQTCYLMALDSCYKYLCSKYEKSEGKQFSISDADYFLFHSPYNKLVQKSFARLLYNDFLRNASSVDEAAKEKLGPFSTLSSDDSYQSRDLEKVSQQAAKPLYDAKVQPTTLIPKQIGNTYTASLYSALASLINSKHTELAGKRVILFSYGSGLTATMFSLKLNEGQKPFSLSNISSVMNVEAKLKSRTEFPPEKFVEVLKLNEHRYGAKDFVTSKDISLLAPGTYYLTEVDSMYRRFYAQKDGEKTNCENGSVTNGY is encoded by the exons ATGGCAAAGAATGTTGGAATCCTGGCTATTGACATCTACTTCCCTCCCGCGTGTGTTCAACAG GTAGCTTTGGAGTCTTATGATGGAGCAAGTAAAGGAAAGTACACCATCGGACTTGGACAAGATTGCATGGCATTTTGCACAGAAGTGGAAGATGTCATCTCAATGAG CTTGACAGTCATCACTTCCCTCCTTGAGAAGTATAAGATTGATCCAAAACAAATTGGTCGCCTTGAAGTAGGAAGTGAAACTGTGATAGACAAGAGTAAATCCATCAAGACCTTCCTGATGCAAATTTTTGAG AAATGTGGAAATACTGACATTGAGGGCGTTGACTCAACCAATGCATGCTATGGAGGAACTGCAGCCTTATTTAATTGTGTAAACTGGGTGGAGAGTAGTTCATGGGACGGACGCTATGGGCTTGTTGTGTGTACTGACAGTGCG GTTTATGCAGAAGGACCTGCCAGACCCACCGGAGGAGCAGGTGCTATTGCCCTGCTAGTAGGACCTGATGCTCCTATTACTTTTGAAAGCAAATTTAGGGGGAGTCATATGACTCATGCCTATGATTTCTATAAGCCAAACCTTGCTAGTGAATACCCG GTTGTTGATGGGAAACTTTCTCAGACTTGCTATCTCATGGCTCTTGATTCTTGTTATAAGTATTTATGCAGCAA GTATGAAAAGTCAGAGGGCAAACAATTTTCTATTTCTGATGCTGACTATTTTTTGTTCCATTCTCCATATAACAAG CTTGTACAAAAAAGCTTTGCTCGTTTGTTATACAATGACTTCTTGAGGAATGCCAG TTCTGTTGATGAGGCTGCTAAAGAAAAGCTAGGACCCTTTTCAACTTTATCTAGTGATGATAGCTACCAAAGCCGGGATCTTGAAAAG GTATCCCAGCAAGCTGCAAAGCCCCTTTATGATGCAAAGGTTCAGCCAACCACCTTAATACCAAAGCAAATTGGTAACACATACACAGCATCTCTATATTCAGCATTGGCTTCCCTTATTAACAGCAAACACACTGAACTG GCTGGCAAACGGGTGATATTGTTTTCCTATGGTAGCGGTTTAACTGCAACAATGTTCTCTTTGAAACTCAATGAAGGTCAAAAACCCTTTAGCTTGTCAAACATTTCATCTGTGATGAATGTTGAAGCAAAGTTGAAGTCAAGGACTGAG TTTCCTCCTGAGAAATTTGTCGAAGTATTGAAGCTGAATGAGCATAGGTATGGAGCAAAGGACTTTGTGACGAGCAAAGACATCAGTCTTTTGGCTCCGGGAACATATTATCTTACTGAAGTCGATTCAATGTACCGGAGATTCTATGCCCAGAAGGATGGTGAGAAAACCAACTGCGAGAATGGCTCAGTTACAAATGGCTACTAA
- the LOC123212302 gene encoding molybdenum cofactor sulfurase-like — protein MASPCVRDSSGACCDGCCPNPFVGHPEFHALAPKSPTTAASARKEFKLTTTTSLFPTNVHFTNHESLPSLQESYSNFTKVFPQYLMNDEADQVRSQHYFHLSLSNHVCFDYIGHGLFSYTQLQAPSSSSSSLQLQPPFFDVCYKSVNLNSQMQYGSEESELECEIRKRIMGFMNIDEDDYTMVFTANQSSAFKLLAESYPFHSNENLLTVYDYENEAVEAMVESTKKRGARVKSAEFSWPNLKIHSERLNKLLGKSKKRKKGLFVFPLQSRVSGARYSYLWMSLAQDNGWHVLLDASALGPKHMDTLGLSLFKPDFLICSFYKIFGENPSGFGCLFVKKSSASVLQSSTGAASVGIVSLVPAMRLSQMTEGSTSTDVEMEQGSKSELQKDNISPPEIVELETTNESTQSKIREISIIESSTKVECKGLDDADSLGLILISQRARYLINWLLNALMNLRHPYLEHGLPLVRIYGPKVMFNRGPAVAFNIYDWNGEKVDPALVQKLADRYNISLSCGFLVNIWFSDKHAEEREMVLERRCGDGDRNDRGISVVTAALGFLTNFEDTYRLWAFVSRFLDADFVEKERWRYLALNQRTIEI, from the coding sequence ATGGCTTCACCTTGTGTGAGAGATTCCTCAGGAGCCTGCTGCGATGGTTGTTGCCCAAATCCTTTTGTTGGGCATCCTGAGTTTCATGCTTTAGCTCCAAAGTCCCCAACAACTGCAGCTTCAGCCAGAAAGGAGTTTAAACTTACCACAACAACTTCTCTTTTCCCAACTAATGTTCATTTCACCAATCATGAGTCTCTGCCTTCATTGCAAGAATCATATTCTAACTTCACCAAGGTATTTCCACAATACTTGATGAATGATGAGGCTGATCAAGTCCGATCCCAACATTATTTCCATCTCTCCTTGTCGAATCATGTTTGTTTTGATTACATTGGCCATGGTCTTTTCTCTTATACTCAGCTACAGGCACCTTCATCATCGTCTTCATCACTTCAATTACAACCGCCCTTTTTTGACGTTTGCTACAAGTCTGTGAACTTGAATTCTCAAATGCAATATGGCAGCGAAGAATCGGAATTGGAATGCGAAATCCGGAAAAGAATCATGGGTTTTATGAACATTGATGAAGATGATTATACCATGGTGTTCACAGCCAATCAGTCGTCTGCTTTTAAGCTTCTGGCAGAATCTTATCCCTTTCATTCTAATGAAAATCTACTCACTGTTTATGACTACGAAAATGAGGCAGTGGAGGCGATGGTGGAAAGCACCAAGAAGAGAGGAGCAAGAGTCAAGTCCGCAGAGTTCTCTTGGCCTAATCTGAAAATTCATTCTGAAAGATTGAATAAGTTACTGGGGAAGagcaagaagagaaaaaagggaCTTTTTGTATTTCCTCTTCAATCAAGAGTGAGTGGAGCAAGATATTCATATCTGTGGATGAGTTTGGCTCAAGACAATGGTTGGCATGTGTTGCTTGATGCAAGTGCCCTGGGGCCTAAGCACATGGATACATTAGGCCTTTCCCTTTTTAAACCTGACTTTCTAATTTGTTCATTTTACAAGATTTTTGGAGAAAATCCTTCCGGGTTCGGCTGCTTGTTTGTCAAGAAATCGAGTGCTTCAGTCTTGCAGAGTTCGACTGGTGCTGCAAGCGTAGGGATTGTGAGTCTAGTCCCAGCCATGAGACTGTCTCAAATGACAGAAGGTTCAACTTCTACTGATGTGGAAATGGAGCAAGGGTCAAAGTCAGAGTTGCAGAAAGATAATATATCTCCTCCTGAAATCGTGGAATTAGAAACAACCAATGAATCCACCCAATCTAAAATCAGAGAAATCAGCATTATTGAGAGCAGCACAAAAGTTGAATGTAAAGGGTTGGATGATGCGGATTCATTAGGCCTGATTCTGATCAGTCAAAGAGCAAGGTACCTGATAAACTGGCTACTTAACGCATTGATGAATCTTCGACATCCATATTTAGAACATGGGCTTCCTCTGGTCAGAATCTATGGACCAAAAGTAATGTTCAACCGAGGACCAGCTGTGGCATTCAATATATATGATTGGAATGGTGAAAAGGTTGATCCTGCCCTGGTACAAAAGCTAGCTGATAGGTACAATATTTCATTAAGTTGTGGGTTTTTGGTGAACATATGGTTCTCAGACAAACATGCAGAAGAGAGGGAAATGGTTTTGGAGAGAAGATGTGGAGATGGAGATAGAAATGATAGAGGGATATCAGTGGTAACAGCTGCACTGGgattcttgacaaattttgaagaTACATACAGGCTTTGGGCATTTGTTTCAAGGTTCTTGGATGCAGATTTTGTGGAGAAAGAAAGGTGGAGATACTTAGCTCTTAATCAAAGGACAATTGAAATCTAA
- the LOC123212303 gene encoding protein HOTHEAD, which yields MAVWCWGIFCAAVLFFHDFCASEKAPNYSFMQNAASAPSVSYYDYIIVGGGTAGCPLAATLSQNSSVLLLERGGSPYGNPNITDLSSFGAALSDLSPTSPSQRFISEDGVINARARVLGGGSCLNAGFYTRAPPDYVRDAGWDGRLANESYDWVEKMVAFKPPMRQWQSAVRDGLLEVGVLPNNGFTYDHLYGTKVGGTIFDPKGQRHTAADLLEYANPAGLTVLLHASVHKILFRLKGKVRPLAHGVAFRDSKGAKHRAYLKNGHKNEIIISSGALGSPQLLMLSGVGPAEQLKFHNITVVLDQPLVGQGMSDNPMNAIFVPSPLPVEVSLIQVVGITQFGSYIEAASGENFAGGASPPRDYGMFSPKIGQLSTLPPKQRTQKAINKAVEYMNQLEDTAFRGGFILEKIMGPISTGHLKLRNLNPNDNPSVTFNYFKEPQDLSRCVQGIQIIEKIIDSKAFSKFRYNFMSLPTLLNMTASAPVNLLPRHSNVSTSLEQYCKDTVMTIWHYHGGCQVGKVVDEDYKVLGVDALRVIDGSTFKYSPGTNPQATVMMLGRYMGVKILSKRLAE from the exons ATGGCTGTTTGGTGTTGGGGTATTTTTTGTGCTGCAGTTCTCTTCTTTCATGACTTCTGTGCCTCAGAAAAAG CTCCAAACTACTCCTTCATGCAGAACGCAGCTTCAGCTCCATCAGTATCCTACTACGATTACATAATTGTTGGTGGTGGCACAGCCGGCTGTCCTTTGGCTGCCACTCTTTCTCAAAACTCATCCGTTTTGTTACTTGAACGTGGTGGCTCACCTTATGGCAACCCTAACATCACCGACTTATCTTCTTTTGGTGCTGCTCTCTCTGATCTCTCTCCCACCTCTCCCTCCCAGCGTTTCATTTCGGAAGATGGCGTTATTAATGCCCGCGCACGTGTTTTGGGTGGAGGTTCTTGTCTCAACGCCGGCTTCTACACTCGCGCTCCTCCCGATTATGTCAG GGATGCAGGGTGGGATGGGCGGTTAGCAAACGAATCGTACGACTGGGTGGAGAAGATGGTGgcgtttaagccaccaatgcgGCAGTGGCAATCTGCAGTGAGAGATGGGTTGCTAGAGGTGGGTGTGTTGCCAAACAATGGCTTCACATATGACCATCTCTATGGGACAAAGGTTGGGGGAACTATTTTTGATCCAAAAGGTCAGAGACATACTGCTGCTGACTTGTTGGAGTATGCTAATCCTGCTGGCCTCACTGTTCTTTTACATGCCTCTGTGCATAAGATCTTGTTTAGACTTAAAG GGAAAGTTAGGCCATTGGCCCATGGAGTTGCTTTCAGAGACTCCAAGGGGGCAAAGCACAGAGCATATTTGAAGAATGGACAcaagaatgaaattataatatcatcCGGCGCGCTTGGAAGCCCACAACTTCTGATGTTAAGTGGAGTTGGTCCTGCAGAACAGCTCAAGTTTCACAATATCACAGTAGTGTTGGACCAGCCATTGGTTGGTCAAGGGATGTCTGATAACCCCATGAATGCAATATTTGTGCCCTCCCCTCTTCCGGTCGAGGTTTCCCTTATTCAGGTCGTCGGCATCACCCAATTTGGAAGCTACATTGAAGCAGCAAGCGGCGAAAACTTTGCCGGTGGCGCGAGTCCACCGAGAGACTATGGCATGTTCTCTCCTAAG ATTGGGCAGCTCTCTACGTTGCCTCCCAAGCAGAGGACCCAAAAAGCCATAAACAAAGCTGTTGAGTACATGAACCAACTGGAAGACACAGCCTTTAGAGGAGGATTCATTCTTGAAAAGATTATGGGGCCAATTTCCACAGGGCATTTGAAGCTGAGAAACCTCAACCCAAACGATAACCCATCAGTCACATTCAATTACTTCAAAGAACCCCAAGACTTAAGCAGATGTGTCCAAGGCATTCAAATCATAGAGAAAATAATAGATTCAAAAGCCTTTTCTAAGTTCAGATATAATTTTATGTCCTTGCCAACACTGCTAAACATGACAGCAAGTGCCCCAGTAAATTTGCTACCTAGACACAGCAATGTATCAACATCCTTAGAGCAATATTGCAAGGACACTGTGATGACAATATGGCATTATCATGGAGGGTGTCAAGTTGGTAAGGTTGTTGATGAAGATTACAAAGTTCTTGGTGTGGACGCATTAAGGGTTATTGATGGATCCACGTTTAAATATTCTCCTGGGACTAATCCACAAGCCACTGTCATGATGCTTGGAAG GTACATGGGAGtgaaaatattgagtaaaagACTTGCAGAGTGA